In one window of Macrotis lagotis isolate mMagLag1 chromosome 5, bilby.v1.9.chrom.fasta, whole genome shotgun sequence DNA:
- the B4GALT3 gene encoding beta-1,4-galactosyltransferase 3 isoform X2: MFRRILDRPCTLALLVGSQLAVMMYLSLGGFRSLGALFGRDPGPTFDYSRPHDVYTNLSRLPGAPPAPGAPSGPEALPYCPERSPLLVGPLSVSFSPVPSMAQILERNPRVELGGRYHPGDCEPRSRTAIIVPHRAREPHLRLLLYHLHPFLQRQQLAYGIYVIHQAGNGTFNRAKLLNVGVREALRDEEWDCLFLHDVDLLPENDHNLYVCDPGGPRHVAVAMNKFGYSLPYPQYFGGVSALTPDQYLKMNGFPNEYWGWGGEDDDIATRVRLAGMKISRPPISVGHYKMVKHRGDKGNEENPHRFDLLIRTQRSWTQDGMNSLTYRLLARELGPLYTNITADIGVDPRGPRPPSGPKFPPGSSQAFRHEMLQRRPPARPGPLPPANHTGSH; this comes from the exons ATGTTTCGGCGGATTCTAGATCGGCCTTGCACGCTGGCCTTGCTTGTGGGCTCCCAGCTGGCTGTCATGATGTACCTGTCCCTTGGTGGTTTCCGTAGCCTTGGTGCTCTGTTTGGTCGAGATCCAGGTCCCACCTTCGATTATTCTCGACCCCATGATGTCTATACCAACCTCAGTCGCCTGCCTGGGGCCCCTCCTGCCCCAGGGGCTCCTTCAGGTCCAGAGGCTTTGCCCTACTGTCCTGAGCGCTCTCCCCTCCTAG TGGGTCCTTTGTCAGTGTCCTTCAGCCCCGTGCCATCAATGGCACAAATTCTGGAGAGGAACCCTCGAGTAGAGCTAGGAGGGCGCTACCATCCAGGGGACTGTGAGCCTCGTTCTCGAACCGCCATCATAGTGCCGCATCGGGCTCGGGAGCCCCATCTCCGCCTGCTACTCTACCACCTACATCCTTTTCTGCAGCGTCAGCAGCTTGCCTATGGCATCTATGTCATCCATCAG GCTGGAAACGGAACATTTAACAGGGCAAAGCTGCTGAATGTGGGAGTTCGGGAGGCCCTTCGTGATGAAGAGTGGGATTGCCTATTTCTTCATGATGTGGACTTGCTGCCTGAAAACGATCACAATCTATATGTCTGTGACCCTGGAGGTCCTCGACATGTCGCTGTTGCCATGAACAAGTTTGGATATAG CCTCCCATACCCCCAGTACTTTGGAGGAGTCTCAGCTCTTACTCCAGATCAGTACTTGAAGATGAATGGCTTCCCCAATGAGtattggggttggggtggagaAGATGACGATATTGCCACCAG GGTTCGTCTAGCTGGGATGAAGATCTCTCGACCACCCATCTCTGTGGGACACTACAAGATGGTGAAACACCGAGGGGacaagggaaatgaagaaaacccCCACAG GTTTGACCTCTTGATCCGGACACAACGTTCATGGACACAGGATGGGATGAACTCACTGACATACCGCTTGCTGGCTCGAGAATTGGGTCCACTTTATACCAATATTACTGCAGACATTGGGGTTGATCCCCGTGGTCCCCGGCCTCCCTCAGGTCCCAAATTCCCACCTGGTTCCTCTCAGGCCTTTCGTCACGAAATGCTACAGCGCCGGCCCCCAGCACGGCCTGGTCCTCTGCCTCCTGCCAACCACACTGGTTCCCACTGA
- the B4GALT3 gene encoding beta-1,4-galactosyltransferase 3 isoform X1, translated as MAQSHSRMFRRILDRPCTLALLVGSQLAVMMYLSLGGFRSLGALFGRDPGPTFDYSRPHDVYTNLSRLPGAPPAPGAPSGPEALPYCPERSPLLVGPLSVSFSPVPSMAQILERNPRVELGGRYHPGDCEPRSRTAIIVPHRAREPHLRLLLYHLHPFLQRQQLAYGIYVIHQAGNGTFNRAKLLNVGVREALRDEEWDCLFLHDVDLLPENDHNLYVCDPGGPRHVAVAMNKFGYSLPYPQYFGGVSALTPDQYLKMNGFPNEYWGWGGEDDDIATRVRLAGMKISRPPISVGHYKMVKHRGDKGNEENPHRFDLLIRTQRSWTQDGMNSLTYRLLARELGPLYTNITADIGVDPRGPRPPSGPKFPPGSSQAFRHEMLQRRPPARPGPLPPANHTGSH; from the exons ATGGCACAG tcACATTCCAGGATGTTTCGGCGGATTCTAGATCGGCCTTGCACGCTGGCCTTGCTTGTGGGCTCCCAGCTGGCTGTCATGATGTACCTGTCCCTTGGTGGTTTCCGTAGCCTTGGTGCTCTGTTTGGTCGAGATCCAGGTCCCACCTTCGATTATTCTCGACCCCATGATGTCTATACCAACCTCAGTCGCCTGCCTGGGGCCCCTCCTGCCCCAGGGGCTCCTTCAGGTCCAGAGGCTTTGCCCTACTGTCCTGAGCGCTCTCCCCTCCTAG TGGGTCCTTTGTCAGTGTCCTTCAGCCCCGTGCCATCAATGGCACAAATTCTGGAGAGGAACCCTCGAGTAGAGCTAGGAGGGCGCTACCATCCAGGGGACTGTGAGCCTCGTTCTCGAACCGCCATCATAGTGCCGCATCGGGCTCGGGAGCCCCATCTCCGCCTGCTACTCTACCACCTACATCCTTTTCTGCAGCGTCAGCAGCTTGCCTATGGCATCTATGTCATCCATCAG GCTGGAAACGGAACATTTAACAGGGCAAAGCTGCTGAATGTGGGAGTTCGGGAGGCCCTTCGTGATGAAGAGTGGGATTGCCTATTTCTTCATGATGTGGACTTGCTGCCTGAAAACGATCACAATCTATATGTCTGTGACCCTGGAGGTCCTCGACATGTCGCTGTTGCCATGAACAAGTTTGGATATAG CCTCCCATACCCCCAGTACTTTGGAGGAGTCTCAGCTCTTACTCCAGATCAGTACTTGAAGATGAATGGCTTCCCCAATGAGtattggggttggggtggagaAGATGACGATATTGCCACCAG GGTTCGTCTAGCTGGGATGAAGATCTCTCGACCACCCATCTCTGTGGGACACTACAAGATGGTGAAACACCGAGGGGacaagggaaatgaagaaaacccCCACAG GTTTGACCTCTTGATCCGGACACAACGTTCATGGACACAGGATGGGATGAACTCACTGACATACCGCTTGCTGGCTCGAGAATTGGGTCCACTTTATACCAATATTACTGCAGACATTGGGGTTGATCCCCGTGGTCCCCGGCCTCCCTCAGGTCCCAAATTCCCACCTGGTTCCTCTCAGGCCTTTCGTCACGAAATGCTACAGCGCCGGCCCCCAGCACGGCCTGGTCCTCTGCCTCCTGCCAACCACACTGGTTCCCACTGA